One window of the Oncorhynchus mykiss isolate Arlee chromosome 5, USDA_OmykA_1.1, whole genome shotgun sequence genome contains the following:
- the LOC110524457 gene encoding lactosylceramide 1,3-N-acetyl-beta-D-glucosaminyltransferase A, whose product MFMNFRRIRRCQCVQLVTTGFVLSVLMVCWVQLDHHVENRYLVNSFDFINKSFGISQQESESLSNFLYLINHHDKCNSNEVLLLLFVKSSPENLERRQAIRATWGNENYIQRELGANVRVLFALGVYSNPQQRGSVQRELLGEDQVYGDLVQQDFVDTFHNLTIKLLLQFRWRHTYCNKARFLMSADDDIFVHMPNLVHYLQGLIQQGARDIWVGHVHRGAPPIRQKESKYHVPYEMYQWPSYPDYTAGAGYVVSRDVAAKIYQATLFLNASLYIDDVFMGICANAMGVSPQEHVYFSGEGKAPYHPCIYDKMITSHGHVADVRHLWKATMDPQIHDISSGQVGKLYCTAVKIMLLCKPYYLNTYPCKAAFS is encoded by the coding sequence ATGTTTATGAATTTCAGAAGGATCAGAAGATGTCAATGTGTGCAGCTGGTGACAACAGGCTTTGTCCTGTCTGTGTTGATGGTGTGCTGGGTGCAGCTGGACCACCATGTGGAGAACCGTTACTTGGTCAACAGCTTTGACTTCATCAACAAGAGCTTTGGCATCAGCCAGCAGGAGTCGGAAAGCCTGAGCAACTTCCTGTACCTCATCAACCACCATGACAAGTGTAACAGCAATgaagtgctgctgctgctgtttgtCAAATCTTCCCCAGAGAACCTAGAGAGGAGGCAGGCCATCCGGGCCACCTGGGGGAATGAGAACTACATCCAAAGGGAGCTGGGGGCCAACGTGAGGGTGCTGTTTGCCCTGGGGGTCTACTCCAACCCCCAGCAGAGGGGCAGTGTGCAGAGAGAGTTGCTGGGGGAGGACCAGGTCTATGGGGACCTGGTCCAGCAGGACTTTGTGGACACCTTTCACAACCTCACCATCAAACTGCTGCTGCAGTTCCGCTGGAGACACACCTACTGCAACAAAGCACGCTTCCTCATGTCAGCCGATGACGACATCTTTGTCCACATGCCCAACCTGGTGCACTACCTGCAGGGCCTGATCCAGCAGGGGGCCCGGGACATCTGGGTGGGCCACGTGCACAGGGGAGCCCCCCCTATCCGCCAGAAGGAGAGCAAGTACCACGTGCCTTATGAGATGTACCAGTGGCCCTCCTACCCAGACTACACCGCGGGGGCAGGGTACGTAGTCTCAAGGGACGTGGCTGCCAAAATCTACCAGGCAACTCTGTTCCTCAATGCCTCGCTGTACATTGACGATGTGTTCATGGGCATCTGTGCCAACGCCATGGGGGTGTCTCCTCAGGAACATGTTTACTTTTCAGGGGAAGGGAAGGCCCCCTATCACCCCTGCATCTATGATAAGATGATCACCTCTCACGGACATGTGGCAGACGTCCGGCACCTGTGGAAGGCAACTATGGACCCACAGATTCATGACATTTCCTCTGGCCAGGTGGGAAAGCTGTACTGCACAGCAGTGAAAATCATGCTCCTCTGTAAACCTTACTATTTAAATACCTACCCATGCAAGGCAGCCTTTTCATAG